TATCACAGGGGTTTACAGCTGTCTCTACAGTCATAGGAAGGCATGGCACTGTAGCCAGAAGAGGGGAGGTATTCATAGAAAGTGGGGATCAGGGTGTCAAACTTTGTCTTCTGATAGTTTTCCAGAGACTCCTGTAGAGAAGGGAGCAGGCAGATCCCACCAAATGAAACCATTGCCTGAGCCCTCTGAATTCTGAAGCATGTGGATTTCTTAGTCCTGTTCTGCCCATCCACTTCCCCAGCTTTCTGCTCCTTCCTACTCACCTTTCCTTCCCCCTGGCCATTTTCTTCCTCATCAGAGTCTAAAACCAAGTCCCCTATGGTAATGACGGAGCTGCACAGAGATGGAGTACACACTGTAGGAGGGAAACCAGAATCAAACTACTACCTCTAGATGAACACAGGCTCTTCAGAGTCCCCAAGAGAGGAGGCTGTTATCCAATCCTGACTCAAGACTACCTACCTGGCTTCCTGGCCCTAGGAGGTAATAATGATAACCTCAGGGGGTCCATGTAGCAATCCAAGCAATTCCTGAGGTGAGAGCAAGCAAAGAGGATAGGGTGAAAGGAAGGCAGGCAAAGAATGTGCTCCTAGTAAGGAGAATTAACTCTGTTCCACTCACTCCTTTGGCTCTGCGGCAGGCAAGTCAACTGGGTTCTCCTTCAGAGCCCTTCCCCTCAGGGTCTGGCTTGGACTCTTAGACTTCCCAGTGGGGGCTGCTCTTGTGCTCATGGCTAGGTCTGCTGTGCATATCGCATGTTCTTCCTTGTTCTCAGGCTTAGATGTGCGCTGGGTTGCTGAGCACAGATTCCTAAAGGGAAACAGCATGACTGTGGGGCGCTCCTTATGGCCTCCCCTAGCAGACACCCATTGGGAGTGTACTCTTCGTTGGCCTAGAGGGGCCAGATTGAAGTGGTGGCCAGCTAGAGGTTCTGGGTGTGTCCTTGAAGATGGTCCCTGGGGAAGATATGGGCCACGCTTCGCTTTGGGCAGAGGATTGTGGAGTGCTAGTCTTTGTTGCTGAGGATTCTGTTCCATGGGCTCAGCCAGGTTCACTGAGTCAGTAATAGAgcactctgaaaaagaaaatgaggccctTTATAAAGAGAACAGATAGTAACAGAGTAAATGGTTTCTTATGCCTGGAGCCCATGAAACTATTCCAATAGGCTGCCTCAAAAGATCTCATGCTAAACACTACACCTCCAAATTCCTAGTACCTGGAAGCGGCCACCCCATGTCCACAACATATTGGCTCCAGGCAAGAGAagaggtgacagagactccaggCTGCATCCAACTCAACACATCCTGAAGCTGTGGGCAGGGATAGAGGTATGAAGACCACAGTCCTTGATACAACCACCCCACACTCTGCCCTTACATGTTTTGCCCCAACAAAACCTGCTGTGCCTGCGGTGTAGGCAGTGCTTTCTCTAGCTGACACAAGTATTCAAAAAGCAGCTTTTCCATTGCAGCCAGAAAGGGTTCCCCATACTCTTGTTCAAGTTCCTGCAGCA
The sequence above is a segment of the Saimiri boliviensis isolate mSaiBol1 chromosome 2, mSaiBol1.pri, whole genome shotgun sequence genome. Coding sequences within it:
- the TINF2 gene encoding TERF1-interacting nuclear factor 2 isoform X1 — translated: MATPPGAGPAALRFAAAASWRVVRGRCVEHFPRVLEFLQYLRAVAPGLVRYRHHERLCMGLKAKVVVELILQGQPWAQVLTALNHHFPESGPVVRDPKATKQDLRKILEAQETFCQQVKQLSDAPVDLASKLQELEQEYGEPFLAAMEKLLFEYLCQLEKALPTPQAQQLQDVLSWMQPGVSVTSSLAWSQYVVDMGWPLPECSITDSVNLAEPMEQNPQQQRLALHNPLPKAKRGPYLPQGPSSRTHPEPLAGHHFNLAPLGQRRVHSQWVSARGGHKERPTVMLFPFRNLCSATQRTSKPENKEEHAICTADLAMSTRAAPTGKSKSPSQTLRGRALKENPVDLPAAEPKENCLDCYMDPLRLSLLPPRARKPVCTPSLCSSVITIGDLVLDSDEEENGQGEGKVSRKEQKAGEVDGQNRTKKSTCFRIQRAQAMVSFGGICLLPSLQESLENYQKTKFDTLIPTFYEYLPSSGYSAMPSYDCRDSCKPL
- the TINF2 gene encoding TERF1-interacting nuclear factor 2 isoform X2; this encodes MATPPGAGPAALRFAAAASWRVVRGRCVEHFPRVLEFLQYLRAVAPGLVRYRHHERLCMGLKAKVVVELILQGQPWAQVLTALNHHFPESGPVVRDPKATKQDLRKILEAQETFCQQVKQLSDAPVDLASKLQELEQEYGEPFLAAMEKLLFEYLCQLEKALPTPQAQQLQDVLSWMQPGVSVTSSLAWSQYVVDMGWPLPECSITDSVNLAEPMEQNPQQQRLALHNPLPKAKRGPYLPQGPSSRTHPEPLAGHHFNLAPLGQRRVHSQWVSARGGHKERPTVMLFPFRNLCSATQRTSKPENKEEHAICTADLAMSTRAAPTGKSKSPSQTLRGRALKENPVDLPAAEPKENCLDCYMDPLRLSLLPPRARKPVCTPSLCSSVITIGDLVLDSDEEENGQGEGKESLENYQKTKFDTLIPTFYEYLPSSGYSAMPSYDCRDSCKPL